From Ananas comosus cultivar F153 linkage group 8, ASM154086v1, whole genome shotgun sequence, one genomic window encodes:
- the LOC109713877 gene encoding coiled-coil domain-containing protein 124-like, which translates to MPKKMGTNTKAEAARERRSAAEAERQEREAREKEDQLWRDAEGPKSRAARRREGDTEKRAEAAARRAENRRLAELEQQELDRAARRPDPKASRVSVPAPAKVTEAELLRRREEERLRLEREAEAAKKRRSRTADEEEYERVVLVSNTNRDDSVIEAHTVEDAIAGMALAEPPLPPDRHPERRLKASFKAFEEAELPKLKEEKPGLTLNQYKDMVWKLWKKSPDNPLNQVVE; encoded by the exons ATGCCGAAGAAGATGGGGACGAACAcgaaggcggaggcggcgcgggagcggcggagcgcggcggaggcggagcgccAGGAGCGGGAGGCGCGGGAGAAGGAGGACCAGCTCTGGCGCGACGCCGAGGGGCCCAAGTCCCGCGCCGCGCGGCGACGCGAGGGCGACACCGAGAAGCGCGCCGAGGCCGCCGCGCGGCGCGCCGAGAACCGCAGGCTCGCCGAGCTCGAGCAGCAGGAGCTCGACCGCGCCGCGCGCAGGCCCGATCCCAAGGCCTCGCGCGTCTCCGTCCCCGCCCCCGCGAAGGTCACCGAGGCGgagctcctccgccgccgcgaggAGGAGCGCCTCCGCCTCGAGCGCGAGGCCGAGGCCGCGAAGAAGCGCCGGAGCCGCACCGCCGACGAGGAGGAGTACGAGCGCGTGGTGCTCGTCTCCAACACCAACAGGGACGACTCCGTCATCGAGGCGCACACGGTGGAGGACGCCATCGCCGGCATGGCCCTTGCCGAGCCCCCGCTCCCGCCCGATCGCCACCCGGAGAGGCGCCTGAAGGCCTCCTTCAAG GCTTTTGAAGAGGCAGAGCTTCCCAAACTGAAAGAAGAAAAGCCAGGCCTGACTCTCAACCAGTACAAAGA